One part of the Quercus lobata isolate SW786 chromosome 7, ValleyOak3.0 Primary Assembly, whole genome shotgun sequence genome encodes these proteins:
- the LOC115951587 gene encoding uncharacterized protein LOC115951587, producing MGRHCFYVYYDGEQYFHDLHGLSYKGESVKQKFIELKWGTHLRKMHRKIMEALRLDKESHKISIVYRAPQILVSTQVVYNSNPLGCNADVDMMWAVIKRTPQFIASDLYVTVEAVGFHGSASSQHASGVEEPHSLSVDVHPPLDSSSTPFPYNNQPCSAVDHLDNTEVVGATNTHDVGGSTHTYEHVQADMDGGIDIDASRDVYEEFIDTDGPVDDAEVLDVPLIENNEEDCLTTVPIPEWFTSNTWDNINDPSPALGTGHLTSWHKDDHPARGMLFKNKASVQYVLTLYSVEHNKQYKVIKSDTNRLVVRCKNEACLWSIRANCSKKHGMWVISTCKGPHSCSSLELPTDGRMMDSKFISIALEKYVREDLTRKVRDLRSMLHARHGHDVTMYKVWEAKQKAVARIYGDFDESYAELPRFLAALSDADPDTVTTLKCDPHVPGTCIFNSAFWAFGPCIRGFRHCRPVISIDATHLYGKYKGKLLIAMATDGNNEVYPLAFAVVESESTETWGWFLACLLTYVTDRTNLCIISDRHRGIQSCFDDTTRGYLQPPLTHHRYCLRHLVSNVNTNFNSVPLKNLVWNAATANQVRKFENTMDCIKNVNPAAYDYLKEVNQEKWTLVHDHGHRYGAMTTNLSECFNGVLKGARSLPITAMVKFTFYKVNSYFDERRNKTLEKLEEGQVWCKYAYDNFEENQEKAKLHIVRRMSAQQRLYTVETQSSVLNTGGGDHTHRVSLIDMTCTCKWGK from the coding sequence ATGGGTCGTCACTGCTTCTACGTTTACTATGATGGGGAACAGTATTTCCATGACTTGCATGGGCTGTCCTATAAAGGCGAGTCAGTGAAGCAGAAGTTCATTGAGTTGAAATGGGGAACACACTTGAGAAAAATGCACCGGAAGATAATGGAAGCTCTACGGTTGGACAAGGAGTCACATAAGATATCCATTGTGTACCGTGCCCCCCAGATACTTGTGAGTACTCAGGTTGTCTACAACTCAAATCCGTTGGGTTGCAATGCTGACGTGGACATGATGTGGGCAGTGATTAAGCGGACCCCCCAGTTCATAGCGTCCGACTTGTATGTAACTGTTGAGGCTGTTGGGTTCCATGGTAGTGCAAGTTCACAGCATGCCAGTGGGGTGGAAGAGCCACACTCATTGTCGGTTGACGTGCATCCTCCCTTAGATTCCTCTTCCACGCCTTTCCCCTACAATAATCAACCATGTAGTGCGGTTGATCATTTGGACAACACCGAAGTGGTGGGCGCCACCAATACACATGATGTGGGAGGGTCTACTCACACATATGAGCATGTCCAAGCTGATATGGACGGGGGAATTGATATTGATGCCAGCCGAGATGTGTATGAAGAGTTCATTGATACTGATGGACCAGTGGACGACGCGGAGGTCTTAGATGTACCACTGATTGAAAATAATGAGGAGGATTGCCTTACAACAGTTCCTATCCCAGAATGGTTCACTTCAAACACATGGGACAATATTAATGACCCATCACCTGCATTGGGTACAGGACATCTTACAAGTTGGCATAAAGATGACCACCCAGCAAGGGGGATGCTATTCAAGAATAAAGCCTCTGTTCAATATGTGTTGACCCTCTACTCTGTGGAGCATAATAAGCAATACAAGGTCATCAAGTCTGACACCAATAGGCTGGTAGTGCGGTGTAAGAATGAGGCATGTCTGTGGTCAATCCGGGCCAATTGCAGCAAGAAGCACGGGATGTGGGTTATCAGTACATGTAAGGGTCCCCATAGTTGCTCATCCCTCGAGCTACCAACTGATGGGCGGATGATGGATTCAAAGTTCATCTCCATTGCACTTGAGAAGTATGTACGGGAAGACCTAACCCGAAAGGTAAGGGACTTGCGTAGTATGTTGCATGCAAGGCATGGGCATGATGTAACTATGTACAAGGTTTGGGAAGCCAAACAGAAGGCAGTTGCACGTATTTACGGGGATTTCGACGAGTCGTACGCAGAATTGCCACGATTTCTAGCTGCATTGTCTGATGCAGATCCGGATACTGTGACCACATTAAAGTGTGACCCCCATGTCCCGGGGACTTGTATATTCAACTCCGCGTTTTGGGCTTTCGGTCCGTGTATTAGAGGGTTTAGGCATTGCAGGCCGGTGATAAGCATAGATGCAACGCACCTTTATGGCAAGTACAAAGGAAAGCTGTTGATAGCAATGGCAACAGATGGTAACAATGAGGTTTATCCACTCGCATTTGCCGTTGTCGAAAGCGAGAGCACGGAGACATGGGGATGGTTCTTGGCATGCCTGTTGACCTATGTTACAGACCGCACCAATTTGTGTATAATATCCGACAGGCATCGTGGGATACAATCATGCTTCGATGACACCACTAGGGGCTACTTGCAACCACCGTTAACCCATCACCGGTATTGCCTCCGCCATTTAGTAAGCAATGTTAACACTAACTTCAATAGTGTGCCGTTGAAGAACTTGGTATGGAACGCAGCAACTGCGAATCAAGTTAGGAAGTTTGAGAACACCATGGATTGCATCAAGAATGTCAACCCGGCTGCGTACGACTATCTTAAGGAGGTAAATCAAGAAAAGTGGACACTTGTACATGACCATGGGCACCGATatggggcaatgacaaccaacctGTCAGAGTGTTTCAATGGGGTACTTAAGGGCGCACGTAGCTTGCCCATAACTGCAATGGTGAAGTTTACATTTTACAAGGTGAACTCATACTTTGACGAACGTCGAAACAAAACCCTTGAGAAGTTGGAAGAGGGGCAAGTGTGGTGCAAATATGCCTATGACAATTTCGAGGAAAATCAAGAGAAGGCGAAGCTCCATATTGTTAGAAGGATGAGTGCGCAACAACGATTATATACAGTGGAGACACAGTCTTCAGTGTTGAACACTGGCGGGGGAGATCACACCCATAGGGTTTCCCTCATAGACATGACATGCACGTGCAAATGGGGCAAATAG